A single Dreissena polymorpha isolate Duluth1 chromosome 14, UMN_Dpol_1.0, whole genome shotgun sequence DNA region contains:
- the LOC127858813 gene encoding low affinity immunoglobulin epsilon Fc receptor-like isoform X2: MKGILTSIFILLYTAEIFVSGTTTCCPNDYLSFLGSCYHFGRNPYSFVESEHYCQQHGGHLVHINNAMENDYLKDHVTFMKGYTWWIGLTDELVEGHFMWRDDDSIVTYSDWDNDQPNGGPEDCVGFYNKGEGNGFRWHDLDCGNRGFYPICESSQTEPEVIVGK; encoded by the exons ATGAAAGGGATATTGACAAGCATTTTTATTCTGCTATATACTGCTGAGATTTTTGTTTCCG GAACAACTACGTGTTGCCcaaatgattatttatcatttctCGGATCATGCTACCATTTCGGACGCAATCCCTATAGCTTCGTTGAATCTGAA CACTATTGTCAGCAACATGGCGGCCACCTTGTGCATATTAATAATGCAATGGAGAATGACTACCTCAAAGACCATGTTACGTTTATGAAAG GTTACACATGGTGGATTGGTTTAACCGATGAGCTGGTGGAAGGCCATTTCATGTGGAGAGACGATGACTCGATTGTTACATATTCTG ATTGGGATAATGATCAGCCTAATGGTGGTCCAGAAGATTGTGTAGGCTTTTATAATAAAGGCGAAGGCAACGGCTTCCGGTGGCATGACCTTGATTGCGGAAATCGCGGTTTCTATCCTATCTGTGAATCGAG CCAAACAGAACCCGAGGTGATTGTCGGGAAATGA
- the LOC127858813 gene encoding perlucin-like protein isoform X1 — MKGILTSIFILLYTAEIFVSGTTTCCPNDYLSFLGSCYHFGRNPYSFVESEHYCQQHGGHLVHINNAMENDYLKDHVTFMKVGYTWWIGLTDELVEGHFMWRDDDSIVTYSDWDNDQPNGGPEDCVGFYNKGEGNGFRWHDLDCGNRGFYPICESSQTEPEVIVGK, encoded by the exons ATGAAAGGGATATTGACAAGCATTTTTATTCTGCTATATACTGCTGAGATTTTTGTTTCCG GAACAACTACGTGTTGCCcaaatgattatttatcatttctCGGATCATGCTACCATTTCGGACGCAATCCCTATAGCTTCGTTGAATCTGAA CACTATTGTCAGCAACATGGCGGCCACCTTGTGCATATTAATAATGCAATGGAGAATGACTACCTCAAAGACCATGTTACGTTTATGAAAG TAGGTTACACATGGTGGATTGGTTTAACCGATGAGCTGGTGGAAGGCCATTTCATGTGGAGAGACGATGACTCGATTGTTACATATTCTG ATTGGGATAATGATCAGCCTAATGGTGGTCCAGAAGATTGTGTAGGCTTTTATAATAAAGGCGAAGGCAACGGCTTCCGGTGGCATGACCTTGATTGCGGAAATCGCGGTTTCTATCCTATCTGTGAATCGAG CCAAACAGAACCCGAGGTGATTGTCGGGAAATGA